The DNA region GGTCTTCCAGGAAGCCAAGGTGTCGCCCAAGCGGGTGGTGCTGATGTACTGCAACGACCTCTTCGGCCAGAACAACGCCAAGGGCTTCCAGGCCGCGCACGCCGCCGCGAAGCCCTCCTGGGAGATCGTGGACGTCATCCCGTGGCCGGAGCCGCCCCAGGACCTCTCCACCGAGGTCTCTCGCGCGAAGGCGGCGAAGCCCGACGTGATCGCGCCGATCACCCGGCCGGCGAGCGCGCAGCTGCTGCTGCCCGAGATCCGCAAGCAGCGGATCGAGATCATGGGCATCGTGGGGCCGGGGAGCCCGGGCCTCTACGAGGCCGGACAGCTCGCGGTCCTGAAGGACGATCTCGAGTACGTCATGAGCAGCCTGCCCTGGGCGAACTTCAAGAATCCGCGGACCCAGAAGGTCGCGGAGGACTACCTGAAGCGCTCCGGCGGCAAGACCTTCGACACCAACTCGGGCTACTCCTACGACGGCATGATGCTCATCGCCGACGTGCTCGAGCGCGCGAAGTCGACGGACCCCGACGCCATCGTGGAGGCGCTGCGCAAGTCGAACTGGAGCGGCGGCCTCATGCAGTACGCGGGCCCGGTGACCTTCAACGAGGTCGGCGACAATCCCAACGCGGTCACCACCATGATCCAGATCCTCGGCGGCAAGCCGGTGGCGGTCTGGCCCCGGGAGGCCGCGGTGCAGAAGTTCGTCTTCCCGCGTCCCAAGGCGTAGCCGGCTCTGGATCCGGCGCTCATCGCCCAGAGCCTGCTGAACGGGCTCCTGTTCGGCGGCGTCTACAGCCTCATGGCGGTGGGCCTCACGCTGATCTTCGGCGTGATGCGGGTGGTGAACTTCGCCCACGGCGACATGATGGTGTGGGGGATGTACCTGGCCTGGCTGCTGGCCACCCGCGCCGGGATCGATCCCTACGTGGGCTTCGTGGGCTGCGCGGCGGTGCTGTTCGTGACCGGGGTGATCGTCCAGCGCCTCCTGGTGGACCGGATCGTGGATGCCCCGCACGAGATGCAGATCCTGCTGATGCTGGGCGTGGCGCTGGTGCTGGAGAACGCGGCGCTCGTCGCCTTCGGCCCCGATCCCCAACGGGTGCGCTCGCCGCTGCGCGCCGCGACCCTCTGGCTGGGGCCGATCTTCGTGGACGTGGCCCGGCTGGTGACCTTCGTCCTCGCGATCGTGCTGACCTTCGCGCTGTACCTCTTCCTGCAGCGCACCGATCTGGGTCGCACCATGCGCGCGGCCGCCGACAACGCCTACGGCGCCCTCGTCATCGGCGCCGACGTGCGGCGCGTCTACGCGGCGGCCTTCGGCATCGGGGCGGCCTGCGTGGGCGCGGCGGGGGCGCTCGTCTCGCCGATCCTGCCCTTCCAGCCCGCGGGCGGGCTCTCGCTGTCGGTGGCCTCGTTCAACATCGTGATCATCGGCGGCATGGGCAGCTTGCCCGGCGCCTTCCTCGGCGGTCTGCTCGTGTCGGTAGCCGAGTCGCTCGGCGCGGTATTCCTGAGCCCGTCCATGAAGGAGCTGGTGAGCTTCTCGCTCCTGATCGTCATCCTGCTCGTCCGGCCCGCCGGGCTCTTCGGCCGGGCTCCCGTATGAACGGACCGTCGCGCACGAAACGGCCGGGCGCATGAAGTGGCTGGCCGCGGCGGCCCTCGCGGTCCTGCTGGCGCTGCCCGCGGTGCTCAGCTCCTACGCGGTCACCGTGTTCATCTTCATCTTCTTCTACGCCTTCCTCGGCCAGGCCTGGAACATCGTGGGCGGCTACGCGGGTCAGCTCTCGGCCGGCCACGCCGCGTTCGTCGGCCTCGGAGCCTACGCCTCGGCCCTGCTCTCCGCGGAGGTCGGGCTCACCCCGTGGATCGGCATGCTGGTGGGCGGAGTGCTCTCCGCGGCGCTCGGGACGGTGGTGGGGTATCTGGGTTTTCGCTTCGGCCTGCGCGGCTTCTACTTCGTGCTCTTGACCGTGGCGTTCGCGGAGGTCTGCCGCATCGTGGCGCTCAACACCGACGCGGTCGGCGGCGCCCTCGGCTACTACATCACGTTCACCGGCAACCCGCGCCAGTTCCAGTTCCAGGACAATCGCGTCTACTACTACGTCGCGCTCGGTCTGATGCTGATGGCCACCCTGGTGGTGGCCGCGATCGAGCGGCGGCGCTTCGGCGCCTACCTCATCGCGATCCGCGAGGACGAGGGCGCCTGCGAGGCCCTGGGGGTCAACACCTTCCGCTACAAGATGCTGGCCATGGTGGTGTCGTCGTTCCTCACCGGAGTGGGCGGCACCTTCTACGCCTTCTACCTGTTCTCGCTGCAGCCCAACGCGGTGTTCGGCATCCCGCTCTCGGTGGAGATCATCATCCGGCCCATCGTGGGCGGCGCGGGCACCGTGCTCGGGCCGATCCTCGGCTCGTTCATCCTGAGCCCGCTCGCCGAGGTCGCCCGCGTCTACTTCGGCCAGGGCGGCTGGTCGGGCGTTCACCTGATCGCCTATGGGATTCTGCTGATCGCGGTCGTGCTCTTCCTGCCCCAGGGCGCCTATCCCGCGCTCCGCCGCCTCTGGGCCCGCCCGGCCGCACGGTGACGCCGCTGCTGGAGGTCACCGGCATCTCCCGCCGCTTCGGCGGCCTGCAGGCGGTGCGCGACCTCTCGCTCTCGGTGGCGCCCGACGAGGTGCTCGGGCTCATCGGCCCGAACGGCGCGGGCAAGACCACCGCCTTCAACCTGCTCTCGGGCTTCCTCGCGCCGGACCGCGGGCAGATCCGCTTCGCCGGCCGGTCCATCGTGGGCCTCCCGCCCCACGCGATCTGCCGACTCGGCCTCTGCCGCACGTTCCAGATCGTCCGGCCGTTCCCCCGTCTGTCCGTGCTGGACAACGTGCGGGTGGGCGCGCTGTCCCGCCGGGCCCGGATGGAGGACGCCCGGGCCCGGGCGCGCGAGGTCATCGAGCAGGTCGGGCTCGGAGGCAAGGTCGACCACGCCGCGGGCGCCCTCACGCTGGCCGAGCGCAAGCGCCTCGAGCTGGCGCGGGCGCTGGCCACCGAGCCGCGCCTCCTGCTGCTCGACGAGGTGATGGCCGGGCTCAACCCGACCGAGATCGAGGCCATCGTCGCGCTGGTCAAGCGCATCAACGCCTCCGGCATTGCGATCCTGCTGATCGAGCACAACATGCGCGCGGTGATGTCGCTGTCCCATCGCATCGCGGTGCTGAACTTCGGCGAGAAGATCGTGGAGGGCGAGCCGGCGGCGGTGGCCAATCATCCGCGGGTGATCGAGGCGTACCTCGGCGAGGAATATGTCCACGCTCCTTCGCGTTGACGGCATCGAGGTCGGCTACGGCGACATGACCGCGGTGCGCGACGTCTCGCTCGAGGTGCGCGAGGGCGAGACGGTGGCGCTGATCGGCGCCAACGGAGCGGGCAAGACCACGACCCTGCGCGCGGTCTCCGGGCTCTTGCCCCTGCGCCGCGGCCGCATCGAGTTCGAGGGCCAGCGTCTCGATGGGCGGAGCTCGGCGCAGATCGTGGCCCGCGGGGTGGCCCACGTGCCGGAGGGCCGGCAGCTCTTCCCGACCATGACGGTGCGCGAGAACCTCGAGCTGGGGGCCCGGACCCCGGAGGCCCGCGGTCGGGTGGCCGACTCCCTCGCGGAGGTCTTCGATCTCTTCCCCCGGCTGCGGGAGCGCACCGCGCAGCTCGCGGGCACCCTGTCGGGCGGCGAGCAGCAGATGTGTGCGATCGGCCGCGGCCTCATGGCCCGGCCGCGGCTCTTGATGCTGGACGAGCCGAGCCTCGGTCTGGCTCCGGTGATGGTGAAGGCGATCTTCGAGGATCTGGCCCGCATCAACGGCCGGGGCATCACGATCCTGCTGGTCGAGCAGAACGTCCTGCGGTCGCTCCGCCTGGCCCACCGGGGCTATGTCCTCGAGAACGGGCGGATGACGCTCTCCGGGCCGCGGGACGAGCTGCTGGCCAGCGGGCACATCAAGCAGGCCTACCTGGGTCTCTAGGCCCCCGAAATTTCGGTTCAGTTCGCCGCCGGACGGAACGAGAATAGCCGTGTGAGGCGCTTCGCTCGAGGCTTCCTCGTTCCCTTCCTGCTGCTGGCCATTCCGCTCGGCATCCTCGCCTCGCTGGGCTACCTCGCCGCCCATCGACAGCTCGTGCGCACGCGGGACGTCGCCGTCGCGCGCACCGTCGACGCGGTCACCGCGCTGGTGGCCGACTATCAGGATTCGCTCCGTCGCGAGGCGGCGCTGCTGGCCCGGGATCCCGCGGTGATCGACGGCGTCACGCAGGGCGACTGGTCGACGCTGGCCCGCGCGGCGTCGCCGCGCGTGCTCGCCGTGACGCAGGACGGACTCGCCGACTTCATCACGGTACTGGACCGGCGCGGCACGCCGCTGGTGCAGGTGCCGGCGGGCCCGCCGCCGAGCCTGCCCGGCCCCTCGATACCGACCGAGCCCGTCCTCACCCTGCGGCTGGCCGGCGGCCGGCCGTACTTCCTGGTGACCGCGCCGGTCAGGAGCGCCACCGATCGGGAGCCGACCCCCGTCGGCACGGTCGTCGCGGGGCGCCGGCTCGATGGCCTCGGCGCGCTCCTCGAGCGACTGCCGTCGGGCCCCGCCGTGGTATTCCTGGCCGGCGATCGCGCGCTCGCGTCGAGCCGCCCCGATCTGGCGCCGGCGGGCTGGACCGCCGCGGCCGCCACCGGCGTCATCACCGCCGGCCAGGAGCCTCACGCGGTCCGACGGCTGGAGAGCCCGGTGATCGGCTCGCCGGACGGCGCCCTCTGGGTCGTCCTGCCGGTGCGGGAGTTCGCGCGAGCCGAGCGCCGCCTCGGGCTCGAGTTCCTCACGCTGCTGGCCGGCGGCGTGGTGGTGCTGGCCGGCGTGGTGCTCGCGTTCCTGCCCGAGCCCCCCCGGTCGCACGCCGGCTCGCGGACGGATGGCAGTCCGCGGGCGGCCCTCGAGCGTCGCAACCGCGAGCTGGAGGCGCTGAACGCGATCTCGGCCACGATCGGCCGCGGGGCCGACCTGGCCACCACCGCCGAGGAGACGCTCGAGGTCGTTCGCGAGCTGTCCGGCATGGACGTCGGCGCGGTCTACCGGCTCGACAGCGCGGCGCGTGAGCTGGTGATGCTGGCCCAGAGCGGCTTCGATCCGCAGTACGTCGAGCGCTTCCAGGTCCGGCCGCTCGGCGACTCGCACATGGGCGAGGCCGCGCGCACCGGGCGGATCCTGGTCACCCACCTCGACGCGGCGCCGCCGTCCGGGGAGAGCATCCGCCAGATGGCGGCGGACCGCTCGCACCGGACCCAGCTCGCCCTGCCCATCCCGGTCGACCTGAAGACCTGGGGGGTCATGGCGCTGGTGTCCAAGGAGGCGCGCGACTTCTCCGACGAGGAGCGCAAGATCCTGGCCGGCGTGGCCCAGACGGTGGGCCTGGCCGTCGAGCGCGCCCAGCTGCAGGAGATGGCGGCGGCCCGCCTGCGCCGGCTCGAGGCCCAGCGGGTGATCGAGCGCCAGATCTCGGAGCAGGTGGACACCGAGGATCTGCTGGTGGTGATCGCGCGCTCGGCCCAGCAGCTGATCGGCGGCGCCTACGCCGCCCTCTACCTGCTGGAGGGCGAGACGCTGCACGCGCGCGCGTGGTCGGACGTGGGCGACTGGATCCGCGACCTCCGGTTCAAGATCGGGACCGGCGAGGCCGGGGTAGCGCTCGCAGCCGGGCGGGGCGCGCTGATCAACGACTACGCCGGCTCCGCGAACGCGATGGCCGAGTTCGTGCCGTTCACGAGCCGGCTCCTGGTGGCGCCGCTGATGGCGGGCAGCCGGCCGCTGGGTGTGATGACCGCGGGGCGCGGGCCGGGCGCGCCGCCGTTCGTCGAGGACGAGCTGTCGATCCTCACCGACTTCGCCACCCAGGCCGCGGTCGCGCTCGAGCACGCGCGGCTCTTCGCCGAGGCCCACCGCAACGCGGCGCAGTACCAGGCCCTGCTCGAGGTCAGCGGCGTGGTCTCCTCCACGCTCGAGCCCGAGCGCGTGCTGGACCTGGTGGTCGACCGGTGCCGGGCCCTCCTGGGGGTGGCCGGCCTCGGCGTCTTCCGCCTGGATCGCCCGAGCGGCCTCCTGGTCTACGAGCGCGGGCGGGGCCTGTCGCCCGACTTCATGACCTCGCTGCGGGTGCGCGTGGGCGAGGGCACCACCGGCCGGGCGGTCGCCCGGGGCGAGCCGGTCTGGAGCGAGGACGTGCTGAACGACCCCGCGGTGCCCCTGACGTCCGAGACGCGTGCCCTCGTGGTGCGCGAGGGCTATCGCGCGGTGCTCTCGGTGCCGCTCGTGAGCAAGGGCGAGGCGCACGGGGCGCTGGCCGCCTACTGGTGGGAGCCGCACGCGCCCTCGGCGAGCGAGATCTCGCTGATGAGCGGCCTGGCCGGCCAGGCCGCGATCGCGCTCTCCAATGCCCGGCTCTTCGCCCAGGAGCGCGACCGCAAGGCGTCGCTGTCCTCGCTGCTCGAGATCAACAAGAAGATCGGCGCGCTCGTGACCCCGGAGAGCCTGCTGACCTCGATCGCCGAGGAGGCGGCCCGCCTGCTCGAGCTGGACAACGCCGGGTTCCGGCTCCTGGACGGCGATCAGCTGGTGGTGGCGGGCCTCACCGGCACCGCGGCCGAGACGATGATGCGGACGCGACTGCAGGTGGGCGAGAGCCTGAGCGGCAAGGTGCTGGCCACCGGCCAGGCACTCATGTGCGAGCTCGAAGG from Candidatus Methylomirabilota bacterium includes:
- a CDS encoding ABC transporter substrate-binding protein, with translation MSDRRQPRVQRRTLLKAAGAAAGAAALGFPVVLRAQTPTFKVGVVHPVTGPLAEPGQACRLGAQMAADAINAAGGIKSLNGAKLELIVGDTQTKPDIGRTEAERVMNQGAQMLMGSFDSGSTQAMVPVAQQRRIPFLVDIAAADPITANVAKAVKEGQQKTQYVYRNFPTGSSFGRRAVQYFGEVFQEAKVSPKRVVLMYCNDLFGQNNAKGFQAAHAAAKPSWEIVDVIPWPEPPQDLSTEVSRAKAAKPDVIAPITRPASAQLLLPEIRKQRIEIMGIVGPGSPGLYEAGQLAVLKDDLEYVMSSLPWANFKNPRTQKVAEDYLKRSGGKTFDTNSGYSYDGMMLIADVLERAKSTDPDAIVEALRKSNWSGGLMQYAGPVTFNEVGDNPNAVTTMIQILGGKPVAVWPREAAVQKFVFPRPKA
- a CDS encoding branched-chain amino acid ABC transporter permease; translation: MNGLLFGGVYSLMAVGLTLIFGVMRVVNFAHGDMMVWGMYLAWLLATRAGIDPYVGFVGCAAVLFVTGVIVQRLLVDRIVDAPHEMQILLMLGVALVLENAALVAFGPDPQRVRSPLRAATLWLGPIFVDVARLVTFVLAIVLTFALYLFLQRTDLGRTMRAAADNAYGALVIGADVRRVYAAAFGIGAACVGAAGALVSPILPFQPAGGLSLSVASFNIVIIGGMGSLPGAFLGGLLVSVAESLGAVFLSPSMKELVSFSLLIVILLVRPAGLFGRAPV
- a CDS encoding branched-chain amino acid ABC transporter permease; translation: MKWLAAAALAVLLALPAVLSSYAVTVFIFIFFYAFLGQAWNIVGGYAGQLSAGHAAFVGLGAYASALLSAEVGLTPWIGMLVGGVLSAALGTVVGYLGFRFGLRGFYFVLLTVAFAEVCRIVALNTDAVGGALGYYITFTGNPRQFQFQDNRVYYYVALGLMLMATLVVAAIERRRFGAYLIAIREDEGACEALGVNTFRYKMLAMVVSSFLTGVGGTFYAFYLFSLQPNAVFGIPLSVEIIIRPIVGGAGTVLGPILGSFILSPLAEVARVYFGQGGWSGVHLIAYGILLIAVVLFLPQGAYPALRRLWARPAAR
- a CDS encoding ABC transporter ATP-binding protein, with the protein product MTPLLEVTGISRRFGGLQAVRDLSLSVAPDEVLGLIGPNGAGKTTAFNLLSGFLAPDRGQIRFAGRSIVGLPPHAICRLGLCRTFQIVRPFPRLSVLDNVRVGALSRRARMEDARARAREVIEQVGLGGKVDHAAGALTLAERKRLELARALATEPRLLLLDEVMAGLNPTEIEAIVALVKRINASGIAILLIEHNMRAVMSLSHRIAVLNFGEKIVEGEPAAVANHPRVIEAYLGEEYVHAPSR
- a CDS encoding ABC transporter ATP-binding protein, translating into MSTLLRVDGIEVGYGDMTAVRDVSLEVREGETVALIGANGAGKTTTLRAVSGLLPLRRGRIEFEGQRLDGRSSAQIVARGVAHVPEGRQLFPTMTVRENLELGARTPEARGRVADSLAEVFDLFPRLRERTAQLAGTLSGGEQQMCAIGRGLMARPRLLMLDEPSLGLAPVMVKAIFEDLARINGRGITILLVEQNVLRSLRLAHRGYVLENGRMTLSGPRDELLASGHIKQAYLGL